The nucleotide window ACAAGGTGGATTTGGGTCTGTTTACAAAGGTGTTCTTCCATCTGGACAGGAGGTAGCCGTGAAGCTCATGGATGCTTCCGGCTCCCTCCAGGGCGAGAGAGAGTTTCACAATGAACTCACTCTCGCCTCGAGGATAGACACTACGTCTTGCCATTACGTAGTGCCTATCCTCGGATTCTCCTCCGATGAACATAGTTATAAACACCACTGTTCTAGTCGGCGGAGGAGAAGATTAGTTCTTGTTTATGAGTATATGCATAATGGGAGTCTGCAAGATGCTTTGTTAGATCGAAAGTCTCCTGAGTTAATGCAATGGAGAAAGAGATTTGATATTATAAGTTCCATTGCAAAGGGTGTTGAGTATCTTCATTACTCGTGTGATCCTCCTATAGTACATGGGGATATCAAGCCCTCTAATATAttgttggattaccattttgaTGCAAAAATAGCTGACTTTGGCCTAGCACAGTCTTTGATTAAAGATGATCAAGTTGTTGAGTCTTTCATTGAAGATGAGGAGAAAGTTGAAAATGGGGCAAAAGGAGAAGTTTTTGAGAATGTGGAGGAAAATGGGTCGATTCTTGAAGGAAATGAGAGTGTGGTCACAGATGAGGTTGTGATCAATGTGGATCAGTTGCCGGAGAGTTGTTGTGTGAGAGTGTTGGATGGGGATGTGGGAGGGGTGTCACCTGAGGTGGGAGTTCCATCAGAGGGGATCGAAAAGACTAGTGTTTCTGAGGGTTTTTTCGACGGGGTTAGTGTGGATAGTGGAGTTTTGAAAGGGATTGGGAGGGGAACTAGTCAATCAGGTAGAGATTGGTGGTGGAAACAGGACAATGTGAATGGTGGATCAGATTCTGGTAGGATTAAGGACTATGTGATGGAATGGATTGGTAGTGAGATCAGAAAAGAGAGGCCTAAGAAGGATTGGATCGCAACCACGAGTGCAGCAGAAGACATTGCCAAAGGGGGGCAACAGAAGCAAAGAAAGAAGCTTGAATGGTGGGCATCTTTGGATGAGGAGAGAAcgaagagagaaaagaagaataggAAGCCAAGAGAATGGTGGAAGGAAGAGTTCTGTGAGGAGTTagccaagaaaaagaagaaaagggatCTCAAAA belongs to Solanum stenotomum isolate F172 chromosome 1, ASM1918654v1, whole genome shotgun sequence and includes:
- the LOC125862806 gene encoding receptor-like serine/threonine-protein kinase At2g45590, which translates into the protein MPPENPFSPPLTPLPVFPTTYLIPPPPPPSSNHHHSHSPLIPPFIAAAFALTFFIVAAIIYRKVSRNRTVPADLKSPPPPHKFTYSVLRRATGSFTAANRLGQGGFGSVYKGVLPSGQEVAVKLMDASGSLQGEREFHNELTLASRIDTTSCHYVVPILGFSSDEHSYKHHCSSRRRRRLVLVYEYMHNGSLQDALLDRKSPELMQWRKRFDIISSIAKGVEYLHYSCDPPIVHGDIKPSNILLDYHFDAKIADFGLAQSLIKDDQVVESFIEDEEKVENGAKGEVFENVEENGSILEGNESVVTDEVVINVDQLPESCCVRVLDGDVGGVSPEVGVPSEGIEKTSVSEGFFDGVSVDSGVLKGIGRGTSQSGRDWWWKQDNVNGGSDSGRIKDYVMEWIGSEIRKERPKKDWIATTSAAEDIAKGGQQKQRKKLEWWASLDEERTKREKKNRKPREWWKEEFCEELAKKKKKRDLKSGEMWWQRDEEVAPERKRRKSKGSRSSIDWWVDSFSGEFRIGRRNSQDFASGDIPKSGGVSSTPSMRGTVCYIAPEYGGGGQLSEKCDVYSFGVLLLVLVSGRRPLQVTASPMSEFERANLVSWARQLAHSGKLLDLVDPNIQLLDREQALLCITIALLCLQRSPNKRPTMKEIVGMLCGDSEPPHLPFEFSPSPPSNFPFKSRKKAR